A genome region from Pangasianodon hypophthalmus isolate fPanHyp1 chromosome 11, fPanHyp1.pri, whole genome shotgun sequence includes the following:
- the ctr9 gene encoding RNA polymerase-associated protein CTR9 homolog, translating into MSRGSIEIPLRDTDEVIELDFDQLPEGDEVISILKQEHTQLHIWIALALEYYKQGKTEDFVKLLEAARIDGNLDYRDHEKDQMTCLDTLAAYYVQQARKEKNKDAKKDLINQSTLLYTMADKIIMYDQNHLLGRACFCLLEGDKMDQADAQFHFVLNQSTNNIPALLGKACISFNKKDYRGSLAYYKKALRTNPGCPAEVRLGMGHCFVKLNKLEKARLAFSRALELNPKCVGALVGLAVLELNNKEADSIKNGVQLLSRAYTIDPSNPMVLNHLANHFFFKKDYSKVQHLALHAFHNTEVEAMQAESCYQLARSFHVQEDYDQAFQYYYQATQFASSTFVLPFFGLGQMYVYRRDKENAAQCFEKVLKAYPNNYETMKILGSLYATSDDQEKRDIAKGHLKKVTEQYPDDVEAWIELAQILEQTDIQGALSAYGTATRILQEKVQADVPPEILNNLGALHFRLGNLGEAKKYFLASLERAKAEGEHDEHYYNAISVTTSYNLARLYEAMCEFHEAEKLYKNILREHPNYVDCYLRLGAMARDKGNFYEASDWFKEALQINQDHPDAWSLIGNLHLAKQEWGPGQKKFERILKQPSTQNDTYSMLALGNVWLQTLHQPTRDREKEKRHQDRALAIYKQVLRNDAKNLYAANGIGAVLAHKGYFREARDVFAQVREATADISDVWLNLAHIYVEQKQYISAVQMYENCLKKFYKYQNTEVLLYLARALFKCGKLQECKQMLLRARHVAPSDTVLMFNVALVLQRLATLVLKDEKSNLKAVLSAVKELELAHRYFSYLSKAGDKMRFDLALAASEARQCSDLLSQAQYHVARARKQDEEEKELRAKQDQERELLRQQLLREQEEKRIKEAEEQKKLLEQRAQYVEKTKNLLNFTDEMKESAKEKKKAGGGGRRKKGAEYDDFVNDDSDEELPLKKKKKKKVPRSGSEQEEEDEEGEKKPRKKRKRPAKGGDDRSDEDEGSSRPKKQRKPRERKKIEKAKPERLPQSLKGKIKSKAIISSSDSSSDEDGLKIAEDRGNRDSGSGSEDGGHRKRIASDSESDEERRRSANSEEDESGSERPVKKRRPQPQSDSEQSDNESKRSRSDGSEDESRAGSPAPASDQGSENEGSPQRSDNESEPEGSNNEASNRGSDDDSD; encoded by the exons ATGTCTCGGGGATCCATTGAAATCCCCCTGCGGGACACAGACGAG GTGATTGAGCTGGACTTTGATCAGCTTCCTGAAGGAGATGAAGTGATCAGTATCCTGAAGCAGGAGCACACACAGCTGCACATATGGATCGCACTCGCT CTGGAGTACTACAAACAGGGGAAGACGGAGGACTTTGTGAAGCTGCTGGAGGCGGCGCGTATCGACGGAAACCTCGACTACAGAGACCACGAGAAGGACCAGATGACATGTCTGGACACTCTCGCTGCTTATTACGTCCAGCAGGCTCGCAAAGAGAAGAACAAGGATGCAAAAAAGGACCTTATCAATCAGTCGACGCTGCTGTACACGATGGCGGATAAGATCATCATGTACGATCAG AACCACTTGTTGGGACGAGCCTGTTTTTGCCTGCTGGAAGGGGAcaagatggatcaggcagaCGCCCAGTTTCACTTCGTCCTGAACCAGTCCACTAACAACATCCCTGCGCTGCTGG GCAAGGCTTGCATTTCCTTCAACAAAAAGGACTACAGAGGATCTTTGGCTTACTATAAAAAAGCTCTGCGCACAAACCCCGGGTGTCCAG ctgaaGTGAGGCTTGGGATGGGTCACTGCTTTGTGAAGCTGAACAAGCTGGAGAAAGCTCGTCTAGCCTTCAGCCGCGCCCTGGAGCTCAACCCGAAGTGCGTGGGAGCCCTGGTTGGTCTCGCCGTCCTCGAGCTCAACAACAAAGAAGCTGACTCCATCAAGAACGGCGTGCAGCTGCTCTCCAGAGCCTACACCATCGACCCGAGCAACCCCATGGTGCTTAACCACCTGGCCAACCACTTCTTTTTCAAAAAG gATTACAGTAAAGTCCAGCATCTGGCCCTTCATGCGTTCCACAACACAGAGGTAGAGGCCATGCAGGCTGAGAGCTGCTATCAGCTGGCTCGCTCCTTCCACGTTCAG GAGGACTACGATCAGGCTTTTCAATATTACTACCAAGCTACTCAGTTCGCCTCGTCCACCTTCGTGCTGCCGTTCTTCGGCCTGGGACAGATGTACGTGTATCGGCGAGACAAAGAAAATGCTGCGCAGTGCTTCGAGAAGGTCTTGAAGGCGTACCCGAACAACTACGAAACCATGAAAATTCTCGGTTCACTTTACGCAACATCAGACGACCAGGAGAAACGAGACATCGCTAAA GGCCATCTAAAGAAGGTCACTGAGCAGTATCCTGATGATGTAGAAGCCTGGATTGAACTTGCTCAGATTCTAGAGCAGACAGACATCCAG GGTGCTCTGTCTGCATACGGCACAGCCACACGCATTCTCCAGGAGAAGGTACAAGCTGACGTCCCCCCTGAGATCCTTAACAATCTGGGAGCTCTGCACTTCAGACTGGGGAACCTTGGAGAAGCAAAG aaatactttCTGGCCTCTCTGGAGAGAGCCAAAGCGGAAGGCGAGCACGATGAGCATTACTACAACGCCATTTCTGTTACCACCTCCTACAACCTGGCGCGGCTCTACGAGGCCATGTGCGAGTTCCACGAGGCTGAGAAGCTCTACAAGAACATCCTGAGAGAACATCCAAACTACGTCGACT GTTACTTGCGTCTCGGAGCAATGGCCCGTGACAAAGGCAACTTCTACGAAGCCTCAGACTGGTTTAAAGAAGCTCTTCAGATCAACCAG GATCACCCAGACGCTTGGTCCCTGATCGGAAATCTCCACTTGGCCAAGCAGGAGTGGGGTCCCGGCCAGAAGAAGTTTGAGCGTATCCTGAAGCAGCCGTCTACTCAGAACGACACGTACTCCATGCTGGCGCTGGGTAACGTGTGGCTGCAGACACTACACCAGCCTACGAGGGATCGAGAAAAG gaaaagaggCACCAGGACAGAGCTTTGGCAATTTATAAACAAGTTCTGAGGAATGATGCTAAGAATCTGTATGCTGCCAATGGTATCG GAGCTGTTTTGGCCCACAAGGGTTACTTCCGTGAAGCACGTGACGTGTTTGCGCAGGTCCGGGAAGCCACAGCGGATATCAGTGACGTCTGGCTGAACCTGGCGCACATTTACGTGGAGCAGAAGCAGTACATCAGCGCTGTGcagatg TACGAGAACTGCCTGAAGAAATTCTACAAGTACCAGAACACTGAGGTGCTGCTGTACCTGGCTCGAGCGCTGTTCAAGTGCGGAAAGCTGCAGGAGTGCAAACAGATGCTGCTGAGG GCCCGTCATGTGGCTCCCAGCGACACGGTGTTGATGTTCAACGTAGCCTTGGTGCTGCAGCGGCTTGCCACTCTGGTGTTGAAGGATGAGAAGAGCAACCTGAAGGCCGTGTTGAGCGCAGTGAAGGAGCTGGAGCTCGCTCACAG GTACTTCAGCTACCTGAGTAAAGCCGGAGACAAGATGAGGTTCGACTTGGCACTGGCTGCAAGTGAAGCAAG GCAGTGCTCTGATCTGCTGAGTCAGGCGCAGTACCATGTGGCCCGTGCCCGTAAACAGGACgaggaggagaaggagctgCGAGCCAAGCAGGACCAGGAGCGAGAGTTGCTGAGGCAGCAGCTGCTCCGTGAACAGGAGGAGAAGAGGATCAAGGAGGCTGAAGAACAGAAGAAGCTCCTGGAGCAGCGAGCGCAGTATGTGGAGAAGACCAAGAACCTCCTCAACTTCACTGATGAGATGAAGGAGTCTgcgaaagagaagaagaaagcagGAGGCGGCGGACGG CGTAAGAAAGGAGCCGAATACGACGACTTTGTCAACGATGACTCCGATGAAGAGCTGCCcctcaagaagaagaagaagaagaaggtacCTCGCAGTGGGAGCGAACAagaggaagaagatgaagagggagagaagaagCCACGCAAGAAAAGGAAGAG ACCAGCTAAAGGTGGAGATGACAGAAGTGACGAGGATGAGGGCAGCTCAAGACCCAAAAAACAGCGCAAACCTCGAGAGCGCAAGAAGATTGAGAAG GCGAAACCTGAGCGTCTGCCGCAGTCTCTTAAAGGGAAGATCAAATCCAAGGCCATCATTTCCTCCTCGGATTCCTCTTCAGATGAGGATGGTCTGAAAATAGCTGAGGACCG TGGGAATCGGGACAGCGGCTCGGGATCTGAGGACGGAGGCCACCGTAAACGCATCGCCTCCGACAGCGAATCAGACGAAGAGCGACGTCGTTCAGCCAACTCGGAAGAGGACGAATCCGGCAGCGAGCGGCCAGTGAAGAAGAGGAGGCCGCAGCCTCAGTCTGATTCCGAGCAATCGGACAATGAGAGCAAGAGGAGCCGCTCGGACGGTTCTGAGGACGAATCCCGGGCCGGTTCTCCAGCGCCAGCCTCAGATCAGGGCTCTGAAAACGAGGGATCACCTCAGCGCTCAGATAATGAATCCGAGCCTGAGGGATCCAACAATGAGGCCTCAAATCGAGGCTCTGACGATGACAGTGACTGA